The Stenotrophomonas maltophilia genome includes a region encoding these proteins:
- a CDS encoding DUF938 domain-containing protein: protein MSSKPYSEACERNREPIATALDPWMGDRHRVLEIGSGTGQHAAFFAERWPWLRWQPSDHPDHLPGIEAWRAEAALLNLLPPAALQVELPPAPGLSVPQGSTFDAAFTANTLHIMGWEHVQALFAALPPLLRHGALLAVYGPFNYGGRYTSDSNAQFDAWLKARDPRSGIRDVEAVQALAEDNGFTRLRDVAMPANNRLLLWRLG, encoded by the coding sequence ATGTCGAGCAAGCCGTATTCAGAAGCCTGCGAGCGCAACCGCGAACCCATCGCCACCGCACTCGACCCGTGGATGGGCGACCGCCATCGGGTGCTGGAGATCGGCAGTGGCACCGGCCAGCATGCGGCCTTCTTCGCCGAGCGCTGGCCGTGGCTGCGTTGGCAGCCCAGCGATCACCCGGACCATCTGCCCGGCATCGAGGCCTGGCGCGCCGAGGCGGCGCTGCTGAACCTGCTGCCGCCGGCGGCGCTGCAGGTGGAACTGCCACCGGCGCCCGGGCTCAGCGTGCCACAGGGCAGCACGTTCGATGCGGCGTTCACTGCCAATACCCTGCACATCATGGGCTGGGAGCACGTGCAGGCGTTGTTTGCCGCGCTGCCGCCGCTGCTGCGCCACGGTGCGCTGCTGGCGGTCTACGGCCCGTTCAACTACGGCGGCCGCTACACCAGCGACAGCAACGCGCAGTTCGATGCGTGGCTGAAGGCACGTGACCCGCGCAGCGGCATACGCGATGTGGAAGCCGTGCAGGCGCTGGCCGAGGACAACGGCTTCACCCGCCTGCGCGACGTGGCGATGCCGGCCAACAACCGCCTCCTGCTGTGGCGGTTGGGGTGA
- a CDS encoding TldD/PmbA family protein, with translation MQRRDFLALTGLTAGGLIVPSFFGKVIAAEQLQSSLDLGLKKRLADAALAAARQAGATYCDVRIGRYLRQFVITREDKVQNVVNTESTGVGIRVIVNGAWGFAATNALGTADVAKAAQQAAAIAKANAGVQTAPVQLAKAPGVGEVSWRTPIRKNAMEVPIKDKVGLLLDVNAAAMGAGASFVNSMLFLVNEQKYFASTDGSYIDQDVHRIWAPMTVTAIDKSSGKFRTRSGLSSPMGLGYEYLDGAAAGKVVGPNGVVNYSSSYDMKEDAIAAARQAQEKLKAPSVKPGKYDLVLDPSHTWLTIHESIGHPLELDRVLGYEANYAGTSFATLDKREQHFQYGSELVNIFADKTQPGSLGAVAYDDEGVKCKRWDLISNGKLVDYQTIRDQAHILGKTESDGCCYADSWSSVQFQRMANVSMAPGKKPLSVPDLIKDVENGIYIIGDGSFSIDQQRYNAQFGGQLFYEIKNGQITRMLEDVAYQIRTPEFWNACTAVADERDYRLGGSFFDGKGQPGQVSAVSHGSSTARFNGINVINTARSLG, from the coding sequence TTGCAAAGACGTGACTTCCTGGCCCTGACCGGGCTTACCGCGGGCGGGCTGATCGTGCCCTCCTTCTTCGGCAAGGTGATCGCCGCCGAACAGCTGCAGAGCTCGCTGGACCTGGGGCTGAAGAAGCGCCTGGCCGATGCGGCGCTGGCCGCCGCCCGCCAGGCCGGTGCCACCTACTGCGACGTGCGCATCGGCCGCTACCTGCGGCAGTTCGTGATCACCCGCGAGGACAAGGTGCAGAACGTGGTGAACACCGAGTCCACCGGCGTGGGCATCCGCGTGATCGTCAACGGTGCCTGGGGCTTTGCCGCCACCAATGCGCTGGGTACGGCCGATGTGGCCAAGGCCGCGCAGCAGGCGGCGGCGATCGCCAAGGCCAATGCCGGCGTGCAGACCGCGCCGGTGCAGCTGGCCAAGGCGCCGGGCGTCGGTGAGGTGAGCTGGCGCACGCCGATCCGCAAGAATGCGATGGAGGTGCCGATCAAGGACAAGGTCGGCCTGCTGCTGGACGTCAACGCCGCCGCAATGGGCGCCGGTGCCAGCTTCGTCAACTCGATGCTGTTCCTGGTCAACGAGCAGAAGTACTTTGCCTCCACCGACGGCTCCTACATCGACCAGGACGTGCACCGTATCTGGGCGCCGATGACGGTCACCGCCATCGACAAGTCCAGCGGCAAGTTCCGCACCCGTTCGGGCCTGTCCTCGCCGATGGGCCTGGGCTACGAGTACCTGGATGGCGCCGCCGCAGGCAAGGTGGTCGGCCCCAATGGCGTGGTCAACTACAGTTCTTCCTACGACATGAAGGAAGACGCCATCGCCGCTGCCAGGCAGGCGCAGGAAAAGCTGAAGGCACCGTCGGTGAAGCCGGGCAAGTACGACCTGGTGCTCGACCCGTCGCATACCTGGCTGACCATCCACGAATCGATCGGCCATCCGCTGGAACTGGACCGCGTGCTCGGCTACGAAGCCAACTACGCCGGCACCAGCTTCGCCACCCTGGACAAGCGCGAACAGCATTTCCAGTACGGCAGCGAGCTGGTCAACATCTTCGCCGACAAGACCCAGCCGGGCAGCCTCGGCGCAGTGGCGTACGACGATGAAGGCGTGAAGTGCAAGCGCTGGGACCTGATCAGCAACGGCAAGCTGGTGGACTACCAGACCATCCGCGACCAGGCCCACATCCTCGGCAAGACCGAATCCGACGGCTGCTGCTATGCCGACTCGTGGTCCAGCGTGCAGTTCCAGCGCATGGCCAACGTGTCGATGGCACCGGGCAAGAAGCCATTGAGCGTGCCGGACCTGATCAAGGACGTGGAGAACGGCATCTACATCATCGGTGATGGTTCGTTCTCGATCGACCAGCAGCGCTACAACGCGCAGTTCGGCGGCCAGTTGTTCTACGAGATCAAGAACGGCCAGATCACCCGCATGCTGGAAGACGTGGCCTACCAGATCCGCACGCCGGAGTTCTGGAACGCCTGCACCGCCGTGGCCGACGAGCGCGACTACCGCCTGGGCGGTTCGTTCTTCGACGGCAAGGGCCAGCCGGGCCAGGTCTCGGCGGTCTCGCACGGTTCGTCCACCGCGCGCTTCAACGGCATCAACGTCATCAACACCGCACGCAGCCTCGGCTGA
- a CDS encoding type II toxin-antitoxin system HipA family toxin: protein MGTLQVWMNGVEVALWDDVRNGSSRLSYVSQWISSPQSRPLSLSLPLLPDGESHRGNVVNDYFDNLLPDNVAIRNRIRDRFATRGSDTFDLLEAIGRDCVGAVQLLPPAHPPEDIQQITCEVLDEAGVATILRQVTTGNLPGAPSRDDAFRISIAGAQEKTGLLLHAGKWCIPTGNTPSTHIFKLPLGIVGNMRADMHQSVENEWLCMHLLSAFDIPVAETQMGRFNDQRALIVERFDRRLSADRRWWLRLPQEDMCQVFGLPAARKYESDGGPGIVPIMDLLRQSEHPEDRAIFFKTQILFWMLAATDGHAKNFSVHLEAGGRFRLTPVYDVLSVYPILGRGPNQLDPRNAQLAMAVHGKNRHRKLHLVRRRHWNETARACGVADGAEPWIKTLIAAVEPAIQQVTRQLPDDFPSNVSEPIFNGLRAAAARLSSMAPEA from the coding sequence ATGGGTACGCTGCAGGTCTGGATGAATGGTGTGGAAGTCGCACTTTGGGATGATGTCCGGAACGGGTCATCCCGGTTGTCGTATGTCAGCCAGTGGATCAGCTCGCCCCAGTCCCGACCGTTGTCGCTCTCTCTACCCCTGCTCCCAGATGGCGAGAGCCATCGGGGCAACGTCGTCAACGACTACTTCGATAACCTTCTTCCCGATAACGTCGCCATACGCAACCGGATCCGCGACCGGTTCGCCACGCGCGGCAGCGATACGTTCGATCTTCTTGAAGCCATTGGACGGGATTGTGTCGGCGCAGTGCAGCTGTTGCCGCCAGCGCATCCACCCGAAGACATCCAGCAGATCACGTGCGAGGTGTTGGACGAAGCAGGTGTCGCTACGATCCTGCGTCAGGTGACGACAGGGAACCTGCCTGGCGCACCCAGCCGTGATGATGCATTCCGCATTTCCATCGCCGGTGCGCAGGAAAAGACCGGTCTTCTGCTGCATGCTGGCAAATGGTGCATTCCTACCGGCAACACACCATCCACTCACATCTTCAAGCTGCCGCTTGGCATTGTTGGCAACATGCGGGCAGACATGCATCAGTCCGTGGAGAATGAATGGCTGTGCATGCATCTGCTTTCCGCCTTTGATATCCCCGTGGCCGAGACGCAGATGGGCCGCTTCAACGACCAACGTGCTCTCATTGTCGAGCGGTTTGACCGTCGCCTGTCTGCCGACCGCCGGTGGTGGCTGCGACTGCCACAGGAAGACATGTGTCAGGTCTTTGGTCTGCCGGCTGCCAGAAAGTATGAATCCGATGGCGGCCCCGGTATCGTTCCGATCATGGATCTGCTTCGACAGTCCGAACACCCCGAGGATCGCGCGATCTTCTTCAAGACGCAGATTCTTTTCTGGATGCTGGCCGCAACCGACGGCCATGCCAAGAATTTCAGTGTTCACTTGGAAGCCGGTGGACGCTTCCGCCTGACGCCCGTCTACGACGTGCTGTCGGTATATCCCATCCTCGGCAGGGGACCCAATCAACTCGATCCACGAAACGCACAGCTCGCCATGGCCGTACATGGCAAGAACCGCCACCGGAAACTGCACCTTGTGCGACGGCGGCACTGGAATGAAACCGCGCGCGCCTGCGGCGTTGCCGATGGTGCAGAACCATGGATCAAGACATTGATCGCGGCCGTCGAGCCCGCCATCCAGCAGGTCACCCGTCAGCTCCCGGATGACTTCCCCTCAAACGTGTCCGAACCGATTTTCAACGGACTTCGTGCTGCGGCAGCACGCCTTTCCAGCATGGCCCCCGAGGCTTGA
- a CDS encoding TldD/PmbA family protein, with protein MSIFTEAQAKAILDKVIALSKADECTAVLAGAIDGNIRFALNNVSTSGIVDNTELAVTVAFGKRVGTASINEFDDAALERVVRRAEDLARLAPENPEFMPAIGKQTYRASPTFSESTAAIDPAFRAKVAADSIAPCRGHGLIAAGFLEDGQGFQATANSNGNFAYQRTTNFNYTCTVRTEDGRGSGWVGRNLKDAADFKVDQDIRIAMRKATESAEAKALEPGKYTVILEPAAAAGLISFMMNFFSARSADEGRSFLSKKGGGNKLGEQVYDPRVTMIADPWHPDAPVLPWDNEGLPRERMAIIENGRIANLDYSRFWAQKQGKTAKASPGNLLMSGGDKSTAELVRGTQKGILVTRTWYIRMVDPQTVLLTGLTRDGTFYIENGQIKHPVKNFRFNESPVIMLNNIEELGKPVRVAGDESSYVMMIPPMKLRDFTFTSLSDAV; from the coding sequence ATGAGTATCTTCACCGAAGCCCAGGCCAAGGCCATCCTCGACAAGGTCATCGCCCTGTCCAAGGCCGACGAATGCACCGCCGTGCTGGCCGGCGCGATCGACGGCAACATCCGTTTCGCACTGAACAATGTCTCCACCAGCGGCATCGTCGACAACACCGAACTGGCGGTCACCGTTGCCTTCGGCAAGCGCGTCGGCACGGCCTCGATCAACGAGTTCGACGATGCCGCGCTGGAACGCGTGGTGCGCCGTGCCGAAGACCTGGCCCGCCTGGCCCCGGAAAACCCGGAGTTCATGCCGGCCATCGGCAAGCAGACCTACCGCGCCAGCCCAACCTTCAGTGAATCCACTGCCGCGATCGATCCGGCTTTCCGTGCCAAGGTTGCCGCAGATTCAATCGCGCCGTGCCGTGGCCATGGCCTGATCGCCGCCGGCTTCCTCGAAGACGGCCAGGGCTTCCAGGCCACCGCCAACAGCAACGGCAACTTCGCCTACCAGCGCACCACCAACTTCAATTACACCTGCACCGTGCGCACCGAGGATGGCCGTGGTTCGGGCTGGGTCGGCCGCAACCTGAAGGACGCCGCTGACTTCAAGGTGGACCAGGACATCCGCATCGCCATGCGCAAGGCCACCGAATCGGCCGAAGCCAAAGCGCTGGAACCGGGCAAGTACACGGTGATCCTGGAGCCGGCTGCGGCGGCCGGCCTGATCAGCTTCATGATGAACTTCTTCAGCGCACGCTCGGCCGATGAAGGCCGCAGCTTCCTGTCCAAGAAGGGCGGCGGCAACAAGCTGGGCGAGCAGGTCTACGACCCGCGCGTGACCATGATCGCCGACCCGTGGCACCCGGACGCACCGGTGCTGCCCTGGGACAACGAGGGCCTGCCCCGCGAGCGCATGGCCATCATCGAGAACGGCAGGATCGCCAACCTGGACTACTCGCGCTTCTGGGCGCAGAAGCAGGGCAAGACCGCCAAGGCGTCGCCGGGCAACCTGCTGATGAGCGGTGGCGACAAGAGCACCGCCGAACTGGTTCGCGGCACCCAGAAGGGCATCCTGGTCACCCGCACCTGGTACATCCGCATGGTCGATCCGCAGACCGTGCTGCTGACCGGCCTGACCCGCGACGGCACCTTCTACATCGAGAACGGCCAGATCAAGCATCCGGTGAAGAACTTCCGCTTCAACGAATCGCCGGTGATCATGCTCAACAACATCGAAGAGCTGGGCAAGCCGGTGCGCGTGGCCGGTGATGAATCCAGCTACGTGATGATGATCCCGCCGATGAAGCTGCGCGATTTCACCTTCACTTCGCTGTCCGACGCGGTCTGA
- a CDS encoding TldD/PmbA family protein → MQRREFLAFSGLGLAGLLLPHSRAIAVEQLLAPVDTAQRRRLADVALAAARTAKASYCDVRIGRYLNQSVITREHQVGNVTNRESSGVGVRVIVNGAWGFAATHQQTEAAVRAAVEQAAAIARANASIKTRPVQLAPTPSVGEVRWKTPIRRNAMAVPIQDKVELLLALNAAALNAGADYINSTLFLVNEQKYFASSDGSFIDQDIHRIWLPFTTTAIDKASGRFRTRAGLSSPMGMGYEFLDGDASGKVQLPGGITAYRDSYDPVEDAIAAARHAREKLKAPSVKPGKYDLVLDPSNLFLTIHENVGHPLELDRVLGYEANYAGTSFATLDKRDAGFRWGSDIVTFFADKTQPGSLGAVGYDDEGVKTQRWDLVRDGILVDYQATRDEAHILGRDASHGCSYADSWSSVQFQRMANVSLAPGKQPLSVEDMIKDVENGIWIHGRGSYSIDQQRYNAQFGGQLYYQIKDGKIAGMVEDAAYQIRTPEFWNACTAICDERDFRLGGSFFDGKGQPGQVSAVSHGSSTTRFNGINIINTARSLGA, encoded by the coding sequence GTGCAACGACGTGAGTTCCTGGCTTTTTCCGGTCTGGGCCTGGCGGGCCTGCTGCTGCCGCATTCCCGTGCCATCGCCGTCGAGCAGCTGCTCGCCCCGGTCGATACCGCCCAGCGCAGGCGCCTGGCGGACGTGGCGCTGGCCGCCGCGCGCACCGCCAAGGCCAGCTACTGCGATGTCCGCATCGGCCGCTATCTCAACCAGTCGGTCATCACCCGCGAACACCAGGTCGGCAATGTGACCAACCGCGAGTCGTCCGGCGTGGGCGTGCGCGTGATCGTCAACGGCGCCTGGGGCTTCGCCGCCACCCATCAGCAGACCGAGGCCGCCGTGCGCGCCGCAGTCGAGCAGGCGGCCGCAATCGCACGCGCCAACGCCAGCATCAAGACCCGGCCGGTGCAGCTGGCGCCGACGCCGTCGGTCGGCGAGGTGCGCTGGAAGACCCCGATCCGCAGGAACGCAATGGCGGTGCCGATCCAGGACAAGGTCGAACTGCTGCTGGCGCTCAACGCCGCCGCGCTGAATGCGGGTGCCGACTACATCAATTCCACCCTGTTCCTGGTCAACGAACAGAAGTACTTCGCCTCCAGCGACGGCTCGTTCATCGACCAGGACATCCACCGCATCTGGCTGCCGTTCACCACCACCGCCATCGACAAGGCCAGCGGCAGGTTCCGTACCCGCGCTGGCCTGTCCTCGCCGATGGGCATGGGCTACGAGTTCCTCGATGGCGATGCGAGTGGCAAGGTGCAGCTGCCCGGTGGCATCACCGCTTACCGCGATTCCTACGACCCGGTCGAGGACGCCATCGCGGCCGCCCGCCACGCGCGCGAGAAGCTGAAGGCGCCGTCGGTAAAGCCCGGCAAGTACGACCTGGTGCTGGACCCGTCCAACCTGTTCCTGACCATCCACGAGAACGTCGGCCACCCGCTGGAGCTGGACCGCGTGCTCGGCTACGAAGCCAACTACGCCGGCACCAGCTTCGCCACCCTGGACAAGCGCGATGCGGGTTTCCGCTGGGGCAGCGACATCGTCACCTTCTTCGCCGACAAGACCCAGCCGGGCAGCCTCGGCGCCGTCGGCTACGACGATGAAGGGGTGAAGACGCAGCGTTGGGACCTGGTGCGCGACGGCATCCTGGTTGACTACCAGGCCACCCGCGACGAGGCCCATATCCTCGGCCGCGATGCATCGCATGGCTGCAGCTATGCCGATTCCTGGTCCAGCGTGCAGTTCCAGCGCATGGCCAATGTCTCACTGGCACCGGGCAAGCAGCCGCTCAGCGTCGAGGACATGATCAAGGACGTGGAGAACGGCATCTGGATCCACGGCCGCGGTTCGTATTCGATCGACCAGCAGCGCTACAACGCACAGTTCGGCGGCCAGCTGTACTACCAGATCAAGGACGGAAAGATCGCGGGCATGGTCGAGGATGCGGCCTACCAGATCCGAACGCCGGAATTCTGGAATGCCTGCACCGCCATCTGCGATGAACGCGACTTCCGCCTGGGCGGTTCGTTCTTCGACGGCAAGGGCCAGCCCGGCCAGGTCTCGGCGGTCTCGCACGGTTCGTCCACCACCCGCTTCAACGGCATCAACATCATCAACACCGCGCGCAGTCTCGGCGCTTGA
- a CDS encoding helix-turn-helix domain-containing protein, with the protein MDRPLHTVRTAQQLAPLMRAFRRQAGLSQAQLAERLGISRQAVGALERDPASASFERLMRIWAVLGLEVSLQQRSPQENTSSLEW; encoded by the coding sequence ATGGACAGGCCGCTGCACACAGTGAGGACAGCCCAACAACTTGCGCCCCTGATGCGTGCTTTCCGGCGCCAGGCGGGCCTGAGCCAGGCTCAGCTGGCGGAGCGACTCGGGATCAGCCGCCAGGCAGTGGGCGCGCTGGAACGCGACCCTGCATCGGCAAGTTTTGAACGCCTGATGCGGATCTGGGCGGTGCTGGGTCTGGAGGTCAGCCTCCAGCAACGAAGTCCCCAGGAGAACACGTCGTCATTGGAGTGGTGA
- a CDS encoding DUF4159 domain-containing protein: MDRRACLRWLAAAASAAALPASAQAGPRSSRYDFWFTRLQYDSGDWDVDARMPSNLITSLIDYTSLRVDPQEHVVALADPRMLEGPFCYLAGHTLVEFNAAERQNFVRYVRNGGFVFVDDCNHDIDGLFATSFEAQMGRLFGPRALQKLPNSHPLYRSFFRFPDGPPATSFELNGWGDDLVHDYLKGIEVDGRLGLLYSNKDYGCEWDYDWRNKRFLAEDNTRFGVNIVMYALNN, encoded by the coding sequence ATGGATCGCCGGGCCTGCCTGCGCTGGTTGGCCGCTGCCGCTTCGGCGGCGGCGCTGCCAGCCTCGGCACAGGCAGGCCCGCGCAGTTCGCGCTACGACTTCTGGTTCACCCGCCTTCAGTACGACTCCGGTGACTGGGACGTGGACGCGCGCATGCCGTCCAACCTGATCACCTCGCTGATCGACTACACCTCGCTGCGCGTCGACCCGCAGGAACACGTGGTGGCGCTGGCCGACCCACGCATGCTGGAAGGGCCGTTCTGCTACCTGGCCGGGCACACGCTGGTGGAGTTCAACGCCGCCGAGCGGCAGAACTTCGTGCGCTACGTGCGCAATGGCGGCTTCGTCTTCGTCGACGACTGCAACCACGATATCGACGGCCTGTTCGCTACCTCGTTCGAGGCGCAGATGGGTCGCCTGTTCGGGCCCAGGGCATTGCAGAAGCTGCCCAACAGCCACCCGCTGTACCGCAGTTTCTTCCGCTTCCCGGATGGCCCGCCTGCCACCAGCTTCGAACTCAACGGCTGGGGCGACGACCTGGTGCACGACTACCTGAAGGGCATCGAGGTCGACGGCCGCCTGGGCCTGCTGTACAGCAACAAGGACTACGGCTGCGAGTGGGACTACGACTGGCGCAACAAGCGCTTCCTGGCCGAAGACAACACCCGCTTCGGCGTCAACATCGTGATGTACGCGTTGAACAACTGA